Proteins encoded within one genomic window of Oncorhynchus nerka isolate Pitt River linkage group LG17, Oner_Uvic_2.0, whole genome shotgun sequence:
- the LOC115144886 gene encoding transcription factor E2-alpha-like isoform X6 — protein MNEQPQQRMAAVGTQDKELNDLLDFSAMFAPPVANGKNRPTTLASSQFGGSALDERSSSGSWGPGEQNSPSFNQGRGYGDGSHYNEHEGLSSPFLSSGIGGKNERVPYSSFGGQPGFLPSDIAMPSPDSMSPSGLKSASQFYPGSYPNNPRRRPPDGQLDTQPKKIRKPPGLPSSVYASSSGDEYARDNGGYPGTKPGSVYPGSFYMQEGLHPSSDPWASSGPLGQSGYSAMLGNSPHIGQPGSFSAINPQDRMNYPLHGSEVNGSLAPGFHSGSGSYNHTSSINGADSIMANRGTTAGSSGDEIGKALASIYPSDHNSNNFSSTPSTPVGSPQGIAGAASQWPRPSGQSALSPNYEGQLHALQNKMEDRLEEAIHVLRSHAVQGPPGLGGGAHSDMHSLLSAVSSVHNGGLGGLSQAFSNAGLALSNRHPTMGGNHQEEPTGLPPSSTLLHGHHASGPPQSTGQPEGFTSLPGSVARSTHSSSGSDIKREDKEDDENSSIADKSEDEKKETKRIRARKEALTLQILSGLSGLSDPGDDQEDEDDEDLPPEVKVEREKERRVANNARERLRVRDINEAFKELGRMCQLHLSNDKPQTKLLILHQAVNVILNLEQQVRERNLNPKAACLKRREEEKVSGVVGESPMQLSGGHPGMGGDGHNPVSHM, from the exons ATGAACGAGCAGCCGCAGCAGAGAATGGCTGCAGTGGGAACACAAGACAAGGAACTCAACGACCTCCTGGATTTCAGTGCG ATGTTTGCACCACCTGTGGCTAATGGGAAGAACAGACCGACGACACTCGCTAGCAGTCAGTTTGGTGGATCAG CTCTGGACGAGCGCAGTAGCTCTGGATCCTGGGGCCCTGGAGAACAGAACAGCCCCTCCTTCAACCAAGGACGG GGCTACGGAGATGGCTCCCACTACAATGAGCATGAGGGCCTGTCATCTCCCTTCCTCAGTTCAGGAATCGGAG GTAAAAATGAGAGGGTACCATACTCTTCGTTTGGAGGCCAG CCTGGCTTCCTACCCAGTGACATCGCCATGCCCAGTCCAGATTCCATGTCCCCCTCTGGGCTAAAGTCTGCCTCTCAGTTCTACCCCGGATCGTACCCCAACAACCCCAGGAGGAGGCCTCCCGATGGCCAGCTAG ACACCCAACCGAAGAAGATCCGGAAACCCCCTGGCCTGCCTTCCTCG GTGTATGCCTCTTCCTCCGGGGATGAGTATGCCCGTGACAACGGAGGATATCCTGGCACCAAACCTGGCTCTGTCTACCCAGGCTCTTTTTACATGCAAG AGGGACTCCACCCCTCCTCTGACCCTTGGGCCTCCTCAGGACCTTTGGGTCAGTCTGGCTACTCTGCCATGCTGGGGAACTCTCCCCACATCGGCCAGCCCGGATCCTTCTCTGCCATCAACCCACAGGACAGGATG AACTACCCTCTCCACGGCAGTGAGGTGAACGGCAGTCTCGCGCCCGGCTTCCACTCTGGGTCTGGGAGCTACAACCACACATCCTCCATCAACGGCGCAGACAGCATCATGG CCAATAGAGGCACCACTGCAGGGAGCTCAGGGGATGAGATTGGGAAGGCTCTTGCTTCA ATCTACCCCTCGGACCACAACAGTAACAACTtctcctccacaccctccaccccAGTGGGCTCACCCCAGGGAATTGCAG GAGCTGCATCTCAATGGCCAAGACCTTCAGGGCAGTCTGCCCTGTCACCCAACTATGAAGGGCAACTGCATGCCCTG CAGAACAAAATGGAGGACCGCCTGGAGGAGGCCATCCACGTGCTGCGTAGCCACGCTGTCCAAGGCCCTCCCGGCCTGGGAGGAGGAGCCCACTCTGACATGCACAGCCTGCTGAGCGCTGTGTCGTCTGTACACAACGGTGGCCTGGGAGGTCTCTCTCAGGCCTTCTCCAATGCTGGCCTTGCCCTCAGCAACAGACACCCTACCATG GGAGGGAACCACCAGGAGGAGCCCACAGGCCTTCCTCCCAGCAGTACCCTGCTGCACGGTCACCACGCCTCCGGACCCCCACAGTCCACTGGACAACCAGAGGGCTTCACCA GTCTGCCAGGAAGTGTGGCCCGCTCCACACACTCGTCCAGCGGGTCGGACATCAAGCGGGAGGACAAGGAGGACGACGAGAACTCCTCCATCGCTGACAAGTCTGAGGACGAGAAGAAAGAAACCAAACGCATCAGAGCAAG AAAGGAGGCGTTGACCCTCCAGATCCTCTCTGGCCTCTCAGGCCTGTCAGACCCGGGAGATGA TCAAGAGGATGAGGATGACGAGGACCTTCCTCCTGAGGTAAAGGTAGAGCGTGAGAAAGAGCGGCGAGTGGCCAACAACGCCCGCGAGCGGCTGCGAGTGCGAGACATCAACGAGGCTTTCAAGGAGCTGGGCCGCATGTGCCAGCTGCACCTCAGCAACGACAAACCTCAGACCAAACTGCTCATCCTGCATCAAGCCGTCAACGTCATTCTCAACCTGGAGCAGCAAGTCAGAG AACGCAACCTGAACCCTAAAGCAGCTTGTCTGAAGCGACGGGAGGAGGAGAAAGTctctggggtggtgggggagtcCCCCATGCAGCTCTCAGGAGGCCACCCCGGCATGGGGGGAGATGGCCATAACCCAGTCAGCCATATGTAA
- the LOC115144886 gene encoding transcription factor E2-alpha-like isoform X4, translating to MNEQPQQRMAAVGTQDKELNDLLDFSAMFAPPVANGKNRPTTLASSQFGGSALDERSSSGSWGPGEQNSPSFNQGRGYGDGSHYNEHEGLSSPFLSSGIGGKNERVPYSSFGGQPGFLPSDIAMPSPDSMSPSGLKSASQFYPGSYPNNPRRRPPDGQLDTQPKKIRKPPGLPSSVYASSSGDEYARDNGGYPGTKPGSVYPGSFYMQEGLHPSSDPWASSGPLGQSGYSAMLGNSPHIGQPGSFSAINPQDRMKRQPLPLSPQNYPLHGSEVNGSLAPGFHSGSGSYNHTSSINGADSIMANRGTTAGSSGDEIGKALASIYPSDHNSNNFSSTPSTPVGSPQGIAGAASQWPRPSGQSALSPNYEGQLHALQNKMEDRLEEAIHVLRSHAVQGPPGLGGGAHSDMHSLLSAVSSVHNGGLGGLSQAFSNAGLALSNRHPTMGGNHQEEPTGLPPSSTLLHGHHASGPPQSTGQPEGFTSLPGSVARSTHSSSGSDIKREDKEDDENSSIADKSEDEKKETKRIRARKEALTLQILSGLSGLSDPGDDQEDEDDEDLPPEVKVEREKERRVANNARERLRVRDINEAFKELGRMCQLHLSNDKPQTKLLILHQAVNVILNLEQQVRERNLNPKAACLKRREEEKVSGVVGESPMQLSGGHPGMGGDGHNPVSHM from the exons ATGAACGAGCAGCCGCAGCAGAGAATGGCTGCAGTGGGAACACAAGACAAGGAACTCAACGACCTCCTGGATTTCAGTGCG ATGTTTGCACCACCTGTGGCTAATGGGAAGAACAGACCGACGACACTCGCTAGCAGTCAGTTTGGTGGATCAG CTCTGGACGAGCGCAGTAGCTCTGGATCCTGGGGCCCTGGAGAACAGAACAGCCCCTCCTTCAACCAAGGACGG GGCTACGGAGATGGCTCCCACTACAATGAGCATGAGGGCCTGTCATCTCCCTTCCTCAGTTCAGGAATCGGAG GTAAAAATGAGAGGGTACCATACTCTTCGTTTGGAGGCCAG CCTGGCTTCCTACCCAGTGACATCGCCATGCCCAGTCCAGATTCCATGTCCCCCTCTGGGCTAAAGTCTGCCTCTCAGTTCTACCCCGGATCGTACCCCAACAACCCCAGGAGGAGGCCTCCCGATGGCCAGCTAG ACACCCAACCGAAGAAGATCCGGAAACCCCCTGGCCTGCCTTCCTCG GTGTATGCCTCTTCCTCCGGGGATGAGTATGCCCGTGACAACGGAGGATATCCTGGCACCAAACCTGGCTCTGTCTACCCAGGCTCTTTTTACATGCAAG AGGGACTCCACCCCTCCTCTGACCCTTGGGCCTCCTCAGGACCTTTGGGTCAGTCTGGCTACTCTGCCATGCTGGGGAACTCTCCCCACATCGGCCAGCCCGGATCCTTCTCTGCCATCAACCCACAGGACAGGATG AAGCGTCAACCCCTGCCTCTGTCCCCACAGAACTACCCTCTCCACGGCAGTGAGGTGAACGGCAGTCTCGCGCCCGGCTTCCACTCTGGGTCTGGGAGCTACAACCACACATCCTCCATCAACGGCGCAGACAGCATCATGG CCAATAGAGGCACCACTGCAGGGAGCTCAGGGGATGAGATTGGGAAGGCTCTTGCTTCA ATCTACCCCTCGGACCACAACAGTAACAACTtctcctccacaccctccaccccAGTGGGCTCACCCCAGGGAATTGCAG GAGCTGCATCTCAATGGCCAAGACCTTCAGGGCAGTCTGCCCTGTCACCCAACTATGAAGGGCAACTGCATGCCCTG CAGAACAAAATGGAGGACCGCCTGGAGGAGGCCATCCACGTGCTGCGTAGCCACGCTGTCCAAGGCCCTCCCGGCCTGGGAGGAGGAGCCCACTCTGACATGCACAGCCTGCTGAGCGCTGTGTCGTCTGTACACAACGGTGGCCTGGGAGGTCTCTCTCAGGCCTTCTCCAATGCTGGCCTTGCCCTCAGCAACAGACACCCTACCATG GGAGGGAACCACCAGGAGGAGCCCACAGGCCTTCCTCCCAGCAGTACCCTGCTGCACGGTCACCACGCCTCCGGACCCCCACAGTCCACTGGACAACCAGAGGGCTTCACCA GTCTGCCAGGAAGTGTGGCCCGCTCCACACACTCGTCCAGCGGGTCGGACATCAAGCGGGAGGACAAGGAGGACGACGAGAACTCCTCCATCGCTGACAAGTCTGAGGACGAGAAGAAAGAAACCAAACGCATCAGAGCAAG AAAGGAGGCGTTGACCCTCCAGATCCTCTCTGGCCTCTCAGGCCTGTCAGACCCGGGAGATGA TCAAGAGGATGAGGATGACGAGGACCTTCCTCCTGAGGTAAAGGTAGAGCGTGAGAAAGAGCGGCGAGTGGCCAACAACGCCCGCGAGCGGCTGCGAGTGCGAGACATCAACGAGGCTTTCAAGGAGCTGGGCCGCATGTGCCAGCTGCACCTCAGCAACGACAAACCTCAGACCAAACTGCTCATCCTGCATCAAGCCGTCAACGTCATTCTCAACCTGGAGCAGCAAGTCAGAG AACGCAACCTGAACCCTAAAGCAGCTTGTCTGAAGCGACGGGAGGAGGAGAAAGTctctggggtggtgggggagtcCCCCATGCAGCTCTCAGGAGGCCACCCCGGCATGGGGGGAGATGGCCATAACCCAGTCAGCCATATGTAA
- the LOC115144886 gene encoding transcription factor E2-alpha-like isoform X3, with amino-acid sequence MNEQPQQRMAAVGTQDKELNDLLDFSAMFAPPVANGKNRPTTLASSQFGGSALDERSSSGSWGPGEQNSPSFNQGRGYGDGSHYNEHEGLSSPFLSSGIGGKNERVPYSSFGGQPGFLPSDIAMPSPDSMSPSGLKSASQFYPGSYPNNPRRRPPDGQLDTQPKKIRKPPGLPSSVYASSSGDEYARDNGGYPGTKPGSVYPGSFYMQEGLHPSSDPWASSGPLGQSGYSAMLGNSPHIGQPGSFSAINPQDRMVRTTPHYKRQPLPLSPQNYPLHGSEVNGSLAPGFHSGSGSYNHTSSINGADSIMANRGTTAGSSGDEIGKALASIYPSDHNSNNFSSTPSTPVGSPQGIAGAASQWPRPSGQSALSPNYEGQLHALNKMEDRLEEAIHVLRSHAVQGPPGLGGGAHSDMHSLLSAVSSVHNGGLGGLSQAFSNAGLALSNRHPTMGGNHQEEPTGLPPSSTLLHGHHASGPPQSTGQPEGFTSLPGSVARSTHSSSGSDIKREDKEDDENSSIADKSEDEKKETKRIRARKEALTLQILSGLSGLSDPGDDQEDEDDEDLPPEVKVEREKERRVANNARERLRVRDINEAFKELGRMCQLHLSNDKPQTKLLILHQAVNVILNLEQQVRERNLNPKAACLKRREEEKVSGVVGESPMQLSGGHPGMGGDGHNPVSHM; translated from the exons ATGAACGAGCAGCCGCAGCAGAGAATGGCTGCAGTGGGAACACAAGACAAGGAACTCAACGACCTCCTGGATTTCAGTGCG ATGTTTGCACCACCTGTGGCTAATGGGAAGAACAGACCGACGACACTCGCTAGCAGTCAGTTTGGTGGATCAG CTCTGGACGAGCGCAGTAGCTCTGGATCCTGGGGCCCTGGAGAACAGAACAGCCCCTCCTTCAACCAAGGACGG GGCTACGGAGATGGCTCCCACTACAATGAGCATGAGGGCCTGTCATCTCCCTTCCTCAGTTCAGGAATCGGAG GTAAAAATGAGAGGGTACCATACTCTTCGTTTGGAGGCCAG CCTGGCTTCCTACCCAGTGACATCGCCATGCCCAGTCCAGATTCCATGTCCCCCTCTGGGCTAAAGTCTGCCTCTCAGTTCTACCCCGGATCGTACCCCAACAACCCCAGGAGGAGGCCTCCCGATGGCCAGCTAG ACACCCAACCGAAGAAGATCCGGAAACCCCCTGGCCTGCCTTCCTCG GTGTATGCCTCTTCCTCCGGGGATGAGTATGCCCGTGACAACGGAGGATATCCTGGCACCAAACCTGGCTCTGTCTACCCAGGCTCTTTTTACATGCAAG AGGGACTCCACCCCTCCTCTGACCCTTGGGCCTCCTCAGGACCTTTGGGTCAGTCTGGCTACTCTGCCATGCTGGGGAACTCTCCCCACATCGGCCAGCCCGGATCCTTCTCTGCCATCAACCCACAGGACAGGATGGTGAGGACAACCCCACACTAT AAGCGTCAACCCCTGCCTCTGTCCCCACAGAACTACCCTCTCCACGGCAGTGAGGTGAACGGCAGTCTCGCGCCCGGCTTCCACTCTGGGTCTGGGAGCTACAACCACACATCCTCCATCAACGGCGCAGACAGCATCATGG CCAATAGAGGCACCACTGCAGGGAGCTCAGGGGATGAGATTGGGAAGGCTCTTGCTTCA ATCTACCCCTCGGACCACAACAGTAACAACTtctcctccacaccctccaccccAGTGGGCTCACCCCAGGGAATTGCAG GAGCTGCATCTCAATGGCCAAGACCTTCAGGGCAGTCTGCCCTGTCACCCAACTATGAAGGGCAACTGCATGCCCTG AACAAAATGGAGGACCGCCTGGAGGAGGCCATCCACGTGCTGCGTAGCCACGCTGTCCAAGGCCCTCCCGGCCTGGGAGGAGGAGCCCACTCTGACATGCACAGCCTGCTGAGCGCTGTGTCGTCTGTACACAACGGTGGCCTGGGAGGTCTCTCTCAGGCCTTCTCCAATGCTGGCCTTGCCCTCAGCAACAGACACCCTACCATG GGAGGGAACCACCAGGAGGAGCCCACAGGCCTTCCTCCCAGCAGTACCCTGCTGCACGGTCACCACGCCTCCGGACCCCCACAGTCCACTGGACAACCAGAGGGCTTCACCA GTCTGCCAGGAAGTGTGGCCCGCTCCACACACTCGTCCAGCGGGTCGGACATCAAGCGGGAGGACAAGGAGGACGACGAGAACTCCTCCATCGCTGACAAGTCTGAGGACGAGAAGAAAGAAACCAAACGCATCAGAGCAAG AAAGGAGGCGTTGACCCTCCAGATCCTCTCTGGCCTCTCAGGCCTGTCAGACCCGGGAGATGA TCAAGAGGATGAGGATGACGAGGACCTTCCTCCTGAGGTAAAGGTAGAGCGTGAGAAAGAGCGGCGAGTGGCCAACAACGCCCGCGAGCGGCTGCGAGTGCGAGACATCAACGAGGCTTTCAAGGAGCTGGGCCGCATGTGCCAGCTGCACCTCAGCAACGACAAACCTCAGACCAAACTGCTCATCCTGCATCAAGCCGTCAACGTCATTCTCAACCTGGAGCAGCAAGTCAGAG AACGCAACCTGAACCCTAAAGCAGCTTGTCTGAAGCGACGGGAGGAGGAGAAAGTctctggggtggtgggggagtcCCCCATGCAGCTCTCAGGAGGCCACCCCGGCATGGGGGGAGATGGCCATAACCCAGTCAGCCATATGTAA
- the LOC115144886 gene encoding transcription factor E2-alpha-like isoform X1 translates to MNEQPQQRMAAVGTQDKELNDLLDFSAMFAPPVANGKNRPTTLASSQFGGSALDERSSSGSWGPGEQNSPSFNQGRGYGDGSHYNEHEGLSSPFLSSGIGGKNERVPYSSFGGQPGFLPSDIAMPSPDSMSPSGLKSASQFYPGSYPNNPRRRPPDGQLDTQPKKIRKPPGLPSSVYASSSGDEYARDNGGYPGTKPGSVYPGSFYMQEGLHPSSDPWASSGPLGQSGYSAMLGNSPHIGQPGSFSAINPQDRMVRTTPHYKRQPLPLSPQNYPLHGSEVNGSLAPGFHSGSGSYNHTSSINGADSIMANRGTTAGSSGDEIGKALASIYPSDHNSNNFSSTPSTPVGSPQGIAGAASQWPRPSGQSALSPNYEGQLHALQNKMEDRLEEAIHVLRSHAVQGPPGLGGGAHSDMHSLLSAVSSVHNGGLGGLSQAFSNAGLALSNRHPTMGGNHQEEPTGLPPSSTLLHGHHASGPPQSTGQPEGFTSLPGSVARSTHSSSGSDIKREDKEDDENSSIADKSEDEKKETKRIRARKEALTLQILSGLSGLSDPGDDQEDEDDEDLPPEVKVEREKERRVANNARERLRVRDINEAFKELGRMCQLHLSNDKPQTKLLILHQAVNVILNLEQQVRGNAGLLWPYLLYCHFLHVDLCITLSPVYILFSVDHREPSRIFHPAIFHTRKICFMFLFNKGLSFYSTVEGWINDLYAM, encoded by the exons ATGAACGAGCAGCCGCAGCAGAGAATGGCTGCAGTGGGAACACAAGACAAGGAACTCAACGACCTCCTGGATTTCAGTGCG ATGTTTGCACCACCTGTGGCTAATGGGAAGAACAGACCGACGACACTCGCTAGCAGTCAGTTTGGTGGATCAG CTCTGGACGAGCGCAGTAGCTCTGGATCCTGGGGCCCTGGAGAACAGAACAGCCCCTCCTTCAACCAAGGACGG GGCTACGGAGATGGCTCCCACTACAATGAGCATGAGGGCCTGTCATCTCCCTTCCTCAGTTCAGGAATCGGAG GTAAAAATGAGAGGGTACCATACTCTTCGTTTGGAGGCCAG CCTGGCTTCCTACCCAGTGACATCGCCATGCCCAGTCCAGATTCCATGTCCCCCTCTGGGCTAAAGTCTGCCTCTCAGTTCTACCCCGGATCGTACCCCAACAACCCCAGGAGGAGGCCTCCCGATGGCCAGCTAG ACACCCAACCGAAGAAGATCCGGAAACCCCCTGGCCTGCCTTCCTCG GTGTATGCCTCTTCCTCCGGGGATGAGTATGCCCGTGACAACGGAGGATATCCTGGCACCAAACCTGGCTCTGTCTACCCAGGCTCTTTTTACATGCAAG AGGGACTCCACCCCTCCTCTGACCCTTGGGCCTCCTCAGGACCTTTGGGTCAGTCTGGCTACTCTGCCATGCTGGGGAACTCTCCCCACATCGGCCAGCCCGGATCCTTCTCTGCCATCAACCCACAGGACAGGATGGTGAGGACAACCCCACACTAT AAGCGTCAACCCCTGCCTCTGTCCCCACAGAACTACCCTCTCCACGGCAGTGAGGTGAACGGCAGTCTCGCGCCCGGCTTCCACTCTGGGTCTGGGAGCTACAACCACACATCCTCCATCAACGGCGCAGACAGCATCATGG CCAATAGAGGCACCACTGCAGGGAGCTCAGGGGATGAGATTGGGAAGGCTCTTGCTTCA ATCTACCCCTCGGACCACAACAGTAACAACTtctcctccacaccctccaccccAGTGGGCTCACCCCAGGGAATTGCAG GAGCTGCATCTCAATGGCCAAGACCTTCAGGGCAGTCTGCCCTGTCACCCAACTATGAAGGGCAACTGCATGCCCTG CAGAACAAAATGGAGGACCGCCTGGAGGAGGCCATCCACGTGCTGCGTAGCCACGCTGTCCAAGGCCCTCCCGGCCTGGGAGGAGGAGCCCACTCTGACATGCACAGCCTGCTGAGCGCTGTGTCGTCTGTACACAACGGTGGCCTGGGAGGTCTCTCTCAGGCCTTCTCCAATGCTGGCCTTGCCCTCAGCAACAGACACCCTACCATG GGAGGGAACCACCAGGAGGAGCCCACAGGCCTTCCTCCCAGCAGTACCCTGCTGCACGGTCACCACGCCTCCGGACCCCCACAGTCCACTGGACAACCAGAGGGCTTCACCA GTCTGCCAGGAAGTGTGGCCCGCTCCACACACTCGTCCAGCGGGTCGGACATCAAGCGGGAGGACAAGGAGGACGACGAGAACTCCTCCATCGCTGACAAGTCTGAGGACGAGAAGAAAGAAACCAAACGCATCAGAGCAAG AAAGGAGGCGTTGACCCTCCAGATCCTCTCTGGCCTCTCAGGCCTGTCAGACCCGGGAGATGA TCAAGAGGATGAGGATGACGAGGACCTTCCTCCTGAGGTAAAGGTAGAGCGTGAGAAAGAGCGGCGAGTGGCCAACAACGCCCGCGAGCGGCTGCGAGTGCGAGACATCAACGAGGCTTTCAAGGAGCTGGGCCGCATGTGCCAGCTGCACCTCAGCAACGACAAACCTCAGACCAAACTGCTCATCCTGCATCAAGCCGTCAACGTCATTCTCAACCTGGAGCAGCAAGTCAGAGGTAACGCAGGGCTACTGTGGCCATATCTCCTATATTGTCACTTTTTACATGTTGACCTCTGTATTACTTTGTCCCCTGTGTATATTCTTTTCTCAGTGGACCATCGAGAACCATCCCGAATATTTCATCCAGCTATTTTTCACACCAGAAAAATCTGTTTTATGTTTCTCTTTAATAAAGGATTGAGTTTTTATAGCACAGTGGAAGGTTGGATAAATGACTTGTATGCAATGTAA